A region from the Aphis gossypii isolate Hap1 chromosome 1, ASM2018417v2, whole genome shotgun sequence genome encodes:
- the LOC114131722 gene encoding uncharacterized protein LOC114131722 encodes MNMDIGVLKKLTRSGFILLHITVLLIVNGQVKSAGTRWANAELEAADEASDLQIYKSVVQSMEEWKQRKNSSKRQKRAETNACYPEVGCFDTSGPYGYIGMVPNRPDEVNTRFLLYSSRRSRRDTPLLDVAFTNMTSIWHWAGKAFNVSAPTKVIVHGFGSSCSNVWVYEMRSALMDVVDCNVICVDWEAGAIIPNYVRAAANTRLVGKQVAMLISGLASKANLPIENVHLIGFSLGAHAAGYAGAELKNLSRITGLDPAGPLFENQDPKTRLDSTDAKFVDVIHSNGENLILGGLGAWQPMGHVDYYPNGGRMQKGCSNLFVGAVTDIIWSAPEVYGRSLCNHRRAYKFFTDSVSPSCAFPAVPCESYEKFLEGECFPCKDKSKCGNMGYHSDKSPGRGKMYLLTRDEEPFCAHQYIVKIHNSPSALPVVSYGKIQIVLFGQLDINETFTITNKDDAALSVGETMKKIIVPHPALQGFSRVQITYTAYKGWLSNGLSKWSIDKFILTDSYGNSQSVCQRGLVMQSEVPIVLPLYPGDCNLPELMLQINGGDISDKTDLMHGGQSEEYGQQHINDTSTAHLSAGGSGGDVDLTAPGDLAAAAGSAGLSATLGVGIKEYMNVPWMPLVDIEAGPAGNSLDPSSDRREQSGRGFSANGAGGRVTANRTVTTGSGGGAVGGAPTVRPATESEDQFPYDEVVQVTGSRAGAGNGTAGEIREPVLRPKSRFRMYRMPDGSSAAAITSGAGNGTSSFSSSSLPTHQNVGNASSTTATERSFIVHLLPQKLMNMIEQAERYARMAFSPFMWPTKERAQRALKNFPRFLFNDNKTSEQVVNVQLDESPKRYIPLTFRNDHSDEQAQQSSGRAMLIEERIVPAMTDDSPIVEEDLDLSKEDIR; translated from the exons ACAAAAAAGGGCAGAAACTAATGCATGCTATCCGGAAGTGGGTTGCTTCGACACTTCCGGCCCTTATGGTTACATCGGAATGGTACCAAATCGTCCAGACgag gTAAATACgagatttttattgtatagttcGCGGAGGAGCCGACGGGACACGCCATTGTTGGACGTAGCGTTCACAAATATGACTTCTATCTGGCACTGGGCCGGAAAAGCTTTCAACGTGTCCGCGCCCACAAAAGTCATAGTACACGGATTCGGTAGCTCCTGTTCCAACGTGTGGGTATACGAGATGAGATCCGCGTTAATGGACGTG GTCGACTGTAACGTCATCTGCGTTGACTGGGAGGCCGGGGCGATCATACCTAACTACGTGCGAGCCGCGGCCAACACCCGGCTGGTCGGCAAACAGGTGGCCATGTTGATCTCCGGTCTGGCGTCCAAGGCGAACCTTCCGATAGAGAACGTGCACCTGATCGGCTTCAGCCTGGGCGCACATGCGGCTGGTTATGCCGGCGCTGAGCTGAAGAACCTGAGCAGGATCACGGGCCTGGATCCGGCCGGACCGTTGTTCGAGAACCAGGACCCCAAGACCCGGCTGGACTCGACGGACGCCAAGTTTGTGGACGTGATCCACTCAAACGGCGAGAACCTCATACTGGGAGGCCTGGGAGCTTGGCAGCCCATGGGCCACGTGGACTACTACCCGAACGGCGGTCGCATGCAGAAGGGATGCTCGAACTTGTTCGTGGGCGCCGTCACCGACATCATCTGGT CTGCGCCTGAAGTGTACGGCAGGAGCCTGTGCAATCACCGGAGGGCGTATAAGTTTTTCACGGACAGCGTTTCGCCAAGCTGCGCGTTCCCGGCCGTACCGTGCGAGTCGTACGAGAAGTTTCTGGAGGGCGAGTGCTTCCCGTGCAAGGACAAGTCCAAGTGCGGCAATATGGGGTACCACTCGGACAAGTCTCCGGGTCGTGGGAAAATGTACCTGCTGACCAGGGACGAGGAACCGTTTTGtg CACACCAATACATAGTCAAAATCCACAACTCTCCTAGTGCGTTGCCTGTGGTCAGCTACGGCAAAATACAAATCGTTCTGTTTGGTCAACTCGatataaatgaaacatttacCATCACAAA CAAAGACGACGCGGCGCTATCGGTTGGCGAGACCATGAAGAAGATCATCGTGCCACATCCCGCATTACAGGGCTTTAGCCGAGTTCAGATCACGTACACGGCTTACAAAGGATGGCTGTCGAATGGGCTTTCCAAGTGGAGCATCGACAAATTTATACTTACCGACAGTTATGGCAATAG TCAATCCGTTTGCCAGAGAGGACTGGTTATGCAGTCGGAAGTGCCCATTGTGTTACCTCTATACCCAGGCGATTGCAACCTGCCTGAACTGATGCTACAGATCAAC GGCGGTGACATCAGCGATAAGACGGACTTGATGCACGGCGGCCAATCGGAGGAGTACGGCCAACAGCACATCAACGACACGTCCACCGCGCACCTGTCGGCCGGCGGCAGTGGCGGCGACGTAGACCTGACCGCTCCGGGTGACCTGGCCGCCGCGGCAGGATCGGCAGGGCTGAGCGCTACGCTGGGCGTAGGCATCAAGGAGTACATGAACGTGCCGTGGATGCCGTTGGTGGACATCGAGGCGGGGCCGGCCGGTAACAGCCTGGACCCGTCGTCGGACAGGCGCGAACAGTCGGGCCGCGGGTTCTCGGCCAACGGGGCCGGCGGTCGGGTGACTGCAAACAGAACGGTCACCACCGGTAGTGGCGGCGGCGCCGTTGGCGGTGCACCGACCGTCCGTCCCGCCACGGAATCGGAAGATCAGTTTCCGTACGACGAGGTGGTGCAGGTGACCGGCAGCAGAGCGGGTGCCGGAAACGGTACGGCCGGTGAGATCCGCGAACCCGTACTGCGGCCAAAGAGCCGGTTCCGGATGTACCGGATGCCGGACGGAAGTTCCGCCGCCGCCATTACCAGTGGTGCAGGAAACGGGACATCGTCgttttcgtcgtcgtcgttaccAACGCACCAGAACGTAGGCAACGCGTCGTCTACGACCGCGACCGAACGGTCCTTCATTGTCCACCTGTTGCCGCAAAAACTCATGAACATGATAGAACAAGCCGAGAGGTACGCCCGAATGGCGTTCTCGCCGTTCATGTGGCCGACTAAGGAACGTGCGCAACGCGCGCTCAAGAACTTCCCGAG GTTTTTGTTCAACGACAACAAAACGTCCGAACAAGTTGTCAACGTTCAACTGGACGAAAGTCCTAAGAGGTACATTCCGCTTACGTTCAGAAACGACCATTCGGACGAGCAAGCGCAACAGTCTAGTGGACGGGCAATGCTAATAGAAGAGAGAATCGTGCCTGCGATGACCGACGACAGCCCGATCGTTGAAGAAGACTTAGACTTATCCAAAGAAGACATTAGATAA
- the LOC114131723 gene encoding asparagine-rich protein isoform X2: MNTNDSQGNNNSSGSGGGGGNNNFRKNKRITANNSSNPKTKKQLENELNRQRSFFVNCGPQNPSATRHNNTHEGGYLNRSNSSVLGQKKPTLAIYRPPTNGPQKSKEASDISEDCSKLNVHAKEFSLERSNTAPQSISNGAKQEGTRQHVNTVLSRSRTFYTNDTKPNSQKKSYDYKNNFAYKNNSQQMKYNIQQKDIQGPKVQFKESKQKSKPIMNDQPNKYVVDPKNDFSLRRSKTYNGPDSKYYHNTSEETRTSWKCQPYEFSAKDLNCFPEDINDMAKRIVQDTKNSPTKDLMLLALKIIEHVVNNQDAMKPSVNLSLYIIERDTRDTYVNMIINTIQLWFVKREKLLQPPRFFLYATFVLQMYKGMKQNKVLSNRMEKEVYSRKQALLMLLFKICEHCLTPSKEKNTIEEIECLFNIVNGIGRDLEQEVPDTLKQLYVSIRDVLLTQDCTASVKKTLLHLIELRASQWALPPCTVHYYSSKTNI; this comes from the exons ATGAATACCAATGACAGTCAGGGTAACAACAACAGCAGCGGcagtggcggcggcggtggaaataataatttccggAAGAACAAACGGATAACAGCAAATAACTCGTCGAATCCGAAAACCAAAAAACAATTGGAAAACGAGTTGAACCGCCAAAGGAGCTTTTTCGTCAACTGTGGCCCTCAAAATCCGTCTGCTACACGCCACAATAACACACATGAG GGAGGCTATCTAAATAGGAGTAATAGCAGTGTTTTAGGACAAAAGAAACCTACGCTTGCAATCTATCGTCCGCCGA CCAACGGACCGCAGAAATCAAAAGAAGCATCAGACATATCTGAAGACTGCAGTAAGCTGAATGTTCACGCCAAAGAGTTTTCCTTAGAACGTTCCAATACAGCTCCTCAATCCATTTCGAATGGTGCGAAACAGGA AGGAACTCGACAACATGTTAATACGGTATTGTCAAGATCGaggacattttatacaaacgaTACTAAACCAAATAGCCAAAAGAAAAGTTAcgattataagaataatttcgCATACAAGAATAATAGTCAACAAATGAAGTacaatatacaacaaaaaGACATTCAG GGTCCAAAAGTGCAATTCAAAGAgtctaaacaaaaatcaaaacctATAATGAACGATCAACCAAATAAATATGTGGTGGATCCAAAAAATGACTTCAGTCTCAGAAGATCAAAAACCTATAACGGTCCAGACAGTAAATACTATCATAATACTTCCGAAGAAACACGTACTTCGTGGAAATGTCAACCTTACGAATTTTCTGCCAAAGacttaaattgttttcctGAAGACATAAATGATATGGCCAAACGTATTGTTCAAG ATACGAAAAATTCGCCAACAAAAGACTTAATGCTTTTggcattgaaaataattgaacacGTGGTTAACAACCAAGATGCTATGAAGCCTTCGGTTAATTTATCCCTTTACATAATTgag AGAGATACAAGAGACACTTACGTGAATATGATCATTAATACCATACAATTGTGGTTCGTAAAACGAGAGAAACTCTTACAACCAcccagattttttttatacgcgaCATTCGTACTTCAAATGTACAAAGGA ATGAAGCAGAATAAAGTGTTGTCAAACAGGATGGAGAAAGAAGTATATTCTCGAAAACAAGCTCTActtatgttattgtttaaaatttgtgaACACTGTTTAACGCCTAGCAAGGAGAAGAACACGATTGAAGAA ATCGAATGCCTGTTTAACATCGTGAACGGCATTGGAAGAGACCTGGAACAAGAGGTGCCCGACACATTGAAACAACTGTATGTATCCATTCGGGACGTTCTGCTGACTCAAGACTGTACAGCATCCGTGAAAAAGACCCTACTGCATTTGATCGAATTGAGAGCGTCGCAGTGGGCACTTCCGCCTTGCACGGTGCATTATTACAGTTCGAAAACCAACATTTAg
- the LOC114131723 gene encoding asparagine-rich protein isoform X1, protein MNTNDSQGNNNSSGSGGGGGNNNFRKNKRITANNSSNPKTKKQLENELNRQRSFFVNCGPQNPSATRHNNTHEGGYLNRSNSSVLGQKKPTLAIYRPPSVRGDINNNSDNVYVANGPQKSKEASDISEDCSKLNVHAKEFSLERSNTAPQSISNGAKQEGTRQHVNTVLSRSRTFYTNDTKPNSQKKSYDYKNNFAYKNNSQQMKYNIQQKDIQGPKVQFKESKQKSKPIMNDQPNKYVVDPKNDFSLRRSKTYNGPDSKYYHNTSEETRTSWKCQPYEFSAKDLNCFPEDINDMAKRIVQDTKNSPTKDLMLLALKIIEHVVNNQDAMKPSVNLSLYIIERDTRDTYVNMIINTIQLWFVKREKLLQPPRFFLYATFVLQMYKGMKQNKVLSNRMEKEVYSRKQALLMLLFKICEHCLTPSKEKNTIEEIECLFNIVNGIGRDLEQEVPDTLKQLYVSIRDVLLTQDCTASVKKTLLHLIELRASQWALPPCTVHYYSSKTNI, encoded by the exons ATGAATACCAATGACAGTCAGGGTAACAACAACAGCAGCGGcagtggcggcggcggtggaaataataatttccggAAGAACAAACGGATAACAGCAAATAACTCGTCGAATCCGAAAACCAAAAAACAATTGGAAAACGAGTTGAACCGCCAAAGGAGCTTTTTCGTCAACTGTGGCCCTCAAAATCCGTCTGCTACACGCCACAATAACACACATGAG GGAGGCTATCTAAATAGGAGTAATAGCAGTGTTTTAGGACAAAAGAAACCTACGCTTGCAATCTATCGTCCGCCGA GTGTTCGAGgtgacataaataataacagtgaTAATGTGTATGTAGCCAACGGACCGCAGAAATCAAAAGAAGCATCAGACATATCTGAAGACTGCAGTAAGCTGAATGTTCACGCCAAAGAGTTTTCCTTAGAACGTTCCAATACAGCTCCTCAATCCATTTCGAATGGTGCGAAACAGGA AGGAACTCGACAACATGTTAATACGGTATTGTCAAGATCGaggacattttatacaaacgaTACTAAACCAAATAGCCAAAAGAAAAGTTAcgattataagaataatttcgCATACAAGAATAATAGTCAACAAATGAAGTacaatatacaacaaaaaGACATTCAG GGTCCAAAAGTGCAATTCAAAGAgtctaaacaaaaatcaaaacctATAATGAACGATCAACCAAATAAATATGTGGTGGATCCAAAAAATGACTTCAGTCTCAGAAGATCAAAAACCTATAACGGTCCAGACAGTAAATACTATCATAATACTTCCGAAGAAACACGTACTTCGTGGAAATGTCAACCTTACGAATTTTCTGCCAAAGacttaaattgttttcctGAAGACATAAATGATATGGCCAAACGTATTGTTCAAG ATACGAAAAATTCGCCAACAAAAGACTTAATGCTTTTggcattgaaaataattgaacacGTGGTTAACAACCAAGATGCTATGAAGCCTTCGGTTAATTTATCCCTTTACATAATTgag AGAGATACAAGAGACACTTACGTGAATATGATCATTAATACCATACAATTGTGGTTCGTAAAACGAGAGAAACTCTTACAACCAcccagattttttttatacgcgaCATTCGTACTTCAAATGTACAAAGGA ATGAAGCAGAATAAAGTGTTGTCAAACAGGATGGAGAAAGAAGTATATTCTCGAAAACAAGCTCTActtatgttattgtttaaaatttgtgaACACTGTTTAACGCCTAGCAAGGAGAAGAACACGATTGAAGAA ATCGAATGCCTGTTTAACATCGTGAACGGCATTGGAAGAGACCTGGAACAAGAGGTGCCCGACACATTGAAACAACTGTATGTATCCATTCGGGACGTTCTGCTGACTCAAGACTGTACAGCATCCGTGAAAAAGACCCTACTGCATTTGATCGAATTGAGAGCGTCGCAGTGGGCACTTCCGCCTTGCACGGTGCATTATTACAGTTCGAAAACCAACATTTAg
- the LOC114131723 gene encoding asparagine-rich protein isoform X3 produces MNTNDSQGNNNSSGSGGGGGNNNFRKNKRITANNSSNPKTKKQLENELNRQRSFFVNCGPQNPSATRHNNTHEGGYLNRSNSSVLGQKKPTLAIYRPPSVRGDINNNSDNVYVANGPQKSKEASDISEDCSKLNVHAKEFSLERSNTAPQSISNGAKQEGTRQHVNTVLSRSRTFYTNDTKPNSQKKSYDYKNNFAYKNNSQQMKYNIQQKDIQGPKVQFKESKQKSKPIMNDQPNKYVVDPKNDFSLRRSKTYNGPDSKYYHNTSEETRTSWKCQPYEFSAKDLNCFPEDINDMAKRIVQDTKNSPTKDLMLLALKIIEHVVNNQDAMKPSVNLSLYIIERDTRDTYVNMIINTIQLWFVKREKLLQPPRFFLYATFVLQMYKGMKQNKVLSNRMEKEVYSRKQALLMLLFKICEHCLTPSKEKNTIEEVIKVSKTSNACLTS; encoded by the exons ATGAATACCAATGACAGTCAGGGTAACAACAACAGCAGCGGcagtggcggcggcggtggaaataataatttccggAAGAACAAACGGATAACAGCAAATAACTCGTCGAATCCGAAAACCAAAAAACAATTGGAAAACGAGTTGAACCGCCAAAGGAGCTTTTTCGTCAACTGTGGCCCTCAAAATCCGTCTGCTACACGCCACAATAACACACATGAG GGAGGCTATCTAAATAGGAGTAATAGCAGTGTTTTAGGACAAAAGAAACCTACGCTTGCAATCTATCGTCCGCCGA GTGTTCGAGgtgacataaataataacagtgaTAATGTGTATGTAGCCAACGGACCGCAGAAATCAAAAGAAGCATCAGACATATCTGAAGACTGCAGTAAGCTGAATGTTCACGCCAAAGAGTTTTCCTTAGAACGTTCCAATACAGCTCCTCAATCCATTTCGAATGGTGCGAAACAGGA AGGAACTCGACAACATGTTAATACGGTATTGTCAAGATCGaggacattttatacaaacgaTACTAAACCAAATAGCCAAAAGAAAAGTTAcgattataagaataatttcgCATACAAGAATAATAGTCAACAAATGAAGTacaatatacaacaaaaaGACATTCAG GGTCCAAAAGTGCAATTCAAAGAgtctaaacaaaaatcaaaacctATAATGAACGATCAACCAAATAAATATGTGGTGGATCCAAAAAATGACTTCAGTCTCAGAAGATCAAAAACCTATAACGGTCCAGACAGTAAATACTATCATAATACTTCCGAAGAAACACGTACTTCGTGGAAATGTCAACCTTACGAATTTTCTGCCAAAGacttaaattgttttcctGAAGACATAAATGATATGGCCAAACGTATTGTTCAAG ATACGAAAAATTCGCCAACAAAAGACTTAATGCTTTTggcattgaaaataattgaacacGTGGTTAACAACCAAGATGCTATGAAGCCTTCGGTTAATTTATCCCTTTACATAATTgag AGAGATACAAGAGACACTTACGTGAATATGATCATTAATACCATACAATTGTGGTTCGTAAAACGAGAGAAACTCTTACAACCAcccagattttttttatacgcgaCATTCGTACTTCAAATGTACAAAGGA ATGAAGCAGAATAAAGTGTTGTCAAACAGGATGGAGAAAGAAGTATATTCTCGAAAACAAGCTCTActtatgttattgtttaaaatttgtgaACACTGTTTAACGCCTAGCAAGGAGAAGAACACGATTGAAGAAgtaataaaagtttcaaaaac ATCGAATGCCTGTTTAACATCGTGA